From a region of the Methanobrevibacter sp. V74 genome:
- a CDS encoding helix-turn-helix domain-containing protein, producing the protein MSGKSKINVFNKMTKIALDEEISNCVAYHRYYQRLIAVKIVSEGNTITNAANILEKSYQTVHRWIKTCESDRIRRFKTIFWWWKTIKINL; encoded by the coding sequence ATGTCTGGAAAATCTAAAATTAATGTTTTTAACAAAATGACAAAAATCGCTTTGGATGAAGAAATCAGCAATTGTGTGGCTTACCATAGGTATTATCAAAGGCTAATTGCAGTCAAAATAGTTAGTGAAGGAAATACCATAACTAATGCCGCAAATATATTGGAAAAATCCTACCAAACAGTTCACAGATGGATTAAAACATGTGAATCTGATAGGATTAGAAGGTTTAAAACCATCTTTTGGTGGTGGAAGACCATCAAAATTAACTTATGA
- a CDS encoding transposase, whose product MELIYLPPYSPHLNPIEQIWRQMKKEIKHYYLKSKEFLQELTIKTYNKSISGTKVHDKWLETFIPKV is encoded by the coding sequence ATTGAACTAATATACCTTCCACCATACTCTCCTCACCTAAATCCAATCGAACAAATATGGAGACAAATGAAAAAAGAAATAAAACATTATTACCTTAAATCAAAAGAATTTCTACAAGAATTAACTATAAAAACATATAATAAATCGATTTCTGGAACAAAAGTTCATGACAAATGGCTCGAAACATTTATACCAAAAGTTTAG
- a CDS encoding transglutaminase domain-containing protein, translated as MNNKILLTSIFVLITALSIGSIYGSDVNTTDSYTTNLNDSYSQELTVEAYESAVDNDTSGDVLQSDTSSNLSTNTENSNVLTSGDNDSSIDVSKTVISKDVTKYYKGSTKYTVTFLDADGIALKNVNVKITVNKVIYNKKTDNNGVASIDINLKPGTYKVVASNPTTGYNLTTTFKILPTITADNVYKVYLDSKKFTAKFYKSNGDVLAKKYIRFEINGKKYNVKTDSKGIAKLSLKYLKKGTYKIKVYNRDGLSITKNVKVIKSAKTSLTTKTYTFLKKDSKKIKVKLRDNYGYELKGKVVKFKINGKTYTDKTNKYGDAEIKLPSSIGSGAYTIKYKFSKSGYYKGSSAKNKVYILPSKTPTFTIKSARTFGHGARTPFKVALTSGSVPLVKKTVIISVNNNSYTKTTDSNGIVSLPINLAIGKYTIYYTNKADSKVNAKTGSATIDVVERCATSMSWKSPNSFYQGTKSCKILLLDSKGKALSGEIVKLTVNSKTYSARTSSGGYATFSISFAIGNYTASYSFDGNDMSAPSSGTTSLVVKKISSVSVANIVKSAASLKSYYEHNKKLPSTVKSGGITFTVPEFLYLMNKAICQLGNSNKNDIAYISNVNAPASPLGDEINSQSLSKANFLKVANNVVNYITDNKQAPNFASSAVGKIIYDELVESSARILTFYGSNNRLPNYVTISYTTGGSSSSQSGTGLNEINTETSLSKYLKSTTHCEVDNPTIKKLVKSLTSGLSSTSDKAEAIFNYVKKTISYSFYYNTKYGAVKTLKFKTGNCVDHSHLLVAMFRTADIHARYVHGTCKFSSGSTFGHVWTQVLIDGKWTVADATSSRNSLGSISNWNTKSFKLKGIYTGIEF; from the coding sequence TTGAACAATAAAATATTGCTCACTTCGATTTTTGTGCTGATTACAGCATTATCTATTGGTTCAATATATGGAAGTGATGTAAATACTACAGATTCTTATACTACCAATCTAAATGACAGTTATTCACAAGAATTAACTGTTGAGGCATATGAATCTGCCGTTGATAATGATACATCCGGTGATGTATTACAATCCGATACTTCAAGTAATTTATCAACTAACACTGAGAACAGTAATGTTTTGACAAGTGGTGATAATGATTCATCTATTGATGTGTCTAAAACAGTCATTTCTAAAGATGTTACTAAATATTATAAGGGAAGCACTAAATATACTGTAACATTCCTAGATGCTGATGGAATTGCATTAAAGAATGTCAATGTTAAAATTACGGTGAATAAGGTTATATATAATAAAAAAACTGATAATAATGGTGTGGCTTCCATAGATATTAATCTTAAGCCTGGAACATACAAAGTTGTTGCTTCAAATCCAACAACTGGCTATAATTTAACCACTACTTTTAAAATATTGCCTACAATTACTGCAGATAATGTTTACAAAGTTTATTTAGACAGTAAGAAATTCACTGCTAAATTTTACAAAAGTAATGGTGACGTATTAGCTAAAAAGTATATCAGATTTGAGATTAATGGTAAAAAATACAACGTAAAAACAGATAGTAAGGGAATAGCTAAATTATCATTAAAATATCTTAAAAAAGGAACTTATAAAATTAAGGTTTACAATAGGGATGGATTGTCTATAACTAAAAATGTTAAAGTTATCAAATCAGCAAAAACATCCTTAACCACGAAAACTTATACTTTCCTTAAAAAGGATTCTAAAAAAATTAAAGTGAAATTGCGGGATAACTATGGTTATGAACTAAAGGGTAAGGTTGTTAAGTTTAAAATAAATGGTAAAACCTACACGGATAAAACCAATAAATATGGTGATGCTGAAATTAAACTACCTTCTTCCATTGGTTCTGGTGCATATACTATTAAGTATAAATTTTCAAAATCTGGATATTATAAAGGATCTAGTGCTAAAAACAAGGTTTATATTTTACCAAGTAAAACACCTACTTTCACGATTAAAAGTGCAAGAACATTTGGCCATGGTGCAAGAACTCCATTTAAAGTTGCTTTAACTTCTGGAAGTGTTCCACTTGTTAAAAAAACTGTTATAATTTCTGTAAATAATAATTCATATACAAAAACGACAGACAGTAACGGAATTGTTTCACTTCCGATTAATTTGGCTATTGGTAAATATACAATATATTACACTAATAAGGCTGATTCTAAAGTTAATGCAAAAACCGGATCTGCAACTATAGATGTAGTTGAAAGATGCGCTACTTCTATGTCTTGGAAAAGTCCTAATTCATTTTATCAAGGTACAAAAAGTTGTAAAATATTGTTACTTGACTCTAAGGGTAAAGCTCTTTCAGGTGAAATTGTTAAATTAACTGTAAATTCAAAAACTTATAGTGCTAGGACTTCTTCAGGAGGTTATGCAACATTTAGTATAAGTTTTGCAATTGGTAATTACACTGCTTCATATAGCTTTGATGGGAATGATATGTCAGCTCCAAGTTCAGGTACAACTAGTCTTGTAGTGAAAAAGATATCATCAGTATCTGTTGCTAACATTGTTAAATCAGCAGCTAGTTTAAAATCTTATTATGAACACAATAAGAAATTACCGAGTACGGTTAAATCTGGTGGAATTACTTTTACAGTTCCTGAATTCTTATATTTGATGAATAAAGCCATTTGTCAATTAGGCAATTCTAATAAAAATGATATTGCATATATCAGTAATGTTAATGCACCTGCCTCTCCATTAGGTGACGAAATAAATTCGCAAAGTTTATCTAAAGCTAATTTTTTAAAGGTAGCTAATAATGTTGTAAATTATATAACTGATAATAAACAAGCACCTAATTTTGCTTCATCTGCTGTTGGTAAAATAATATATGATGAATTGGTCGAATCTTCTGCTAGAATTTTAACATTTTATGGAAGCAATAATCGTTTACCAAATTATGTTACAATTAGTTATACTACAGGCGGATCTTCTAGTTCACAATCTGGCACTGGTTTAAATGAGATAAATACTGAAACTAGTTTAAGCAAATATCTTAAGTCAACTACACATTGTGAAGTTGATAATCCAACCATTAAAAAATTAGTAAAATCTTTAACTAGTGGTCTATCAAGCACTTCAGATAAAGCTGAGGCAATATTTAATTATGTCAAAAAAACAATTTCCTATAGTTTCTATTATAATACTAAATATGGAGCTGTTAAAACATTGAAATTTAAGACAGGAAACTGTGTAGATCACTCACATTTACTTGTAGCAATGTTTAGGACTGCTGATATACATGCTAGATACGTTCATGGTACATGTAAATTCTCAAGCGGAAGTACATTTGGACATGTATGGACTCAAGTGTTAATTGATGGTAAATGGACTGTTGCTGATGCAACAAGTTCAAGAAATTCTTTAGGAAGTATTTCTAATTGGAATACCAAATCATTTAAATTAAAAGGTATTTATACCGGTATCGAATTCTAA
- a CDS encoding thioredoxin family protein, producing the protein MKHLKYLLAAILLLSVLIIFVSVGDNQSSNDLNITDNVTQALKDAKLQNKSVMLVFSQDNCYYCDLFKDEVLANSDVQKQLNEKYIVVEADINKQAFLASQYHVYGTPSTVILDSNGDELYRIQGYVSLNQFLDDLREI; encoded by the coding sequence ATGAAACATTTAAAATACTTATTGGCAGCCATATTGCTTTTATCTGTACTAATCATATTTGTTAGTGTAGGTGATAATCAAAGTAGTAATGATTTAAATATTACAGATAATGTTACGCAAGCTTTAAAGGATGCTAAATTGCAAAATAAATCAGTAATGTTAGTTTTTAGTCAGGATAATTGTTATTACTGTGATTTGTTTAAAGATGAGGTTTTAGCAAATTCAGATGTTCAAAAACAATTAAATGAAAAGTATATTGTTGTTGAAGCTGATATAAACAAACAAGCATTTCTTGCCAGTCAGTATCATGTATATGGAACTCCATCTACTGTTATTTTAGACAGTAATGGTGATGAACTTTATAGAATTCAGGGTTATGTTTCACTTAATCAATTTTTAGATGATTTAAGGGAGATTTAA
- a CDS encoding cytochrome c biogenesis protein CcdA yields MEILPLISFTTGVISILTPCILPILPIFVSVSLNLRTKDILSFLFGFISIFIAIIFLTGFFTSLIYSYISYVRVISAIVLLMAGILMLFDYSFNLKSKQTNNSFFLGVLTSIAWAPCYGGYLISLISLLVSSADVFYVVLNLIVYTIGFAVTLLVLSYLISKIDLEKLISKTRHIPKIFAILIIVGSVYLLYNSLIVFF; encoded by the coding sequence ATGGAAATTCTTCCATTGATTTCATTTACCACAGGAGTAATATCAATATTGACTCCCTGTATTCTGCCAATTTTACCGATTTTTGTAAGTGTCAGTCTTAATTTAAGAACAAAGGACATTTTATCTTTTCTATTTGGTTTTATAAGTATATTTATAGCAATAATTTTTTTAACCGGATTTTTCACATCACTGATATATTCATATATTTCGTATGTTAGAGTTATTTCAGCTATTGTGCTGTTAATGGCTGGGATTTTGATGTTGTTTGATTATTCGTTTAATTTAAAATCAAAACAAACTAATAATTCATTTTTCCTTGGTGTTTTAACATCTATTGCATGGGCGCCATGTTATGGCGGATATCTGATATCTTTAATTTCATTACTTGTAAGTTCTGCTGATGTTTTTTATGTTGTATTGAATCTTATTGTATACACCATAGGTTTTGCTGTGACATTATTAGTTTTAAGTTATCTAATTTCAAAAATAGATTTGGAAAAGTTGATTTCAAAAACAAGGCATATTCCAAAAATATTTGCCATACTTATTATTGTTGGATCAGTTTATCTGTTATATAATTCGTTAATTGTATTTTTTTAG
- a CDS encoding NAD(P)/FAD-dependent oxidoreductase, translating to MNYDVIYIGSGNAAWQGGRFLRKAGLKVLIIEESLYGGTCANRGCNSKAIIDSPYEIKALADNFEGYGKAGNFEVNWQDLMKLKRKKIAGMSIFLDNKFDEYDLDVAHGKGIIVDEHTVKVGNKEFTTDKIVIATGLKPIIPDIPGKEYLHDSNDYLDIEELPKHAIIIGAGFVGMEFASIMAEAGLSADVIIRGDMALKYFHQPYVQKVIEILKEKNIRFHFRENVSEIISNVEIENPEAKLLNVTSAMNSDEFLRDPEAKIDNVAYENGFTVNCESGLSLTGDYVISAIGRTPNVEDIGLENVGLTYKGSGIKVNGHLQTEVPNIYAAGDVADANVAKLVTVAIHQSKYLAKELLGEADDITYPVIPAVAYTIPRIGTVGVPAYVGEESDDYEVHTIKYGRSYSPVLKNDSTAEAKVIVDKDLQIVGAEVYSAEAENIVNMFAFIINKKITLEELDYMIYAFPSSSSVCLYKLHNIHYDL from the coding sequence ATGAATTATGATGTTATTTATATTGGAAGTGGAAATGCAGCTTGGCAAGGCGGTCGTTTTCTAAGAAAAGCCGGACTTAAAGTTTTAATCATTGAAGAAAGTTTATATGGAGGGACATGTGCAAATAGAGGTTGCAACTCAAAAGCCATTATAGATTCGCCATATGAAATAAAAGCACTAGCAGATAATTTTGAAGGTTATGGAAAAGCAGGCAACTTTGAGGTTAACTGGCAGGATTTAATGAAATTAAAACGTAAAAAAATAGCCGGCATGTCAATATTTCTAGATAATAAATTCGATGAATATGATCTTGATGTAGCCCATGGGAAAGGTATTATTGTAGATGAGCATACTGTAAAAGTAGGCAATAAAGAATTTACAACAGATAAAATTGTAATAGCAACCGGATTAAAACCCATAATTCCAGATATTCCCGGAAAAGAATATTTGCATGACAGCAATGATTATTTGGATATAGAAGAGCTTCCAAAACATGCAATAATTATTGGCGCCGGTTTTGTTGGAATGGAGTTCGCATCAATTATGGCGGAAGCCGGACTTAGTGCCGATGTAATAATTAGAGGGGATATGGCCTTAAAATACTTCCACCAACCATATGTACAAAAGGTTATTGAAATTCTAAAGGAGAAAAATATTCGTTTCCACTTTAGAGAAAATGTTTCAGAAATAATAAGTAATGTTGAAATTGAAAATCCTGAAGCTAAATTATTAAATGTTACAAGTGCAATGAATTCAGATGAATTCTTAAGAGATCCTGAAGCTAAAATTGATAATGTTGCTTATGAAAATGGATTTACTGTTAACTGTGAAAGTGGATTAAGCTTAACTGGAGATTATGTAATCTCTGCAATAGGCAGAACTCCTAATGTGGAAGATATAGGTCTTGAAAATGTCGGACTGACTTATAAGGGAAGTGGAATTAAGGTAAATGGACACTTGCAAACTGAAGTGCCAAATATATATGCCGCAGGGGACGTTGCAGATGCAAATGTTGCTAAGCTCGTAACCGTTGCAATACATCAGTCTAAATATCTTGCAAAGGAACTGCTGGGTGAAGCTGATGACATTACATATCCTGTAATTCCTGCAGTAGCATACACCATTCCTAGAATTGGAACTGTTGGAGTGCCGGCTTATGTCGGCGAGGAAAGTGATGACTATGAAGTTCACACAATAAAATATGGAAGATCATACTCACCAGTTCTTAAAAACGATTCAACCGCTGAAGCTAAGGTGATTGTTGATAAGGACTTGCAAATTGTAGGTGCTGAAGTATATTCTGCTGAAGCTGAAAACATAGTTAATATGTTTGCATTTATTATTAACAAGAAAATAACCTTGGAAGAGCTTGATTATATGATTTACGCATTTCCTTCAAGTAGTTCTGTATGTTTATATAAATTACACAATATTCATTATGATTTATAG
- a CDS encoding cysteine synthase family protein, whose product MNIGKLVGNTPLIKINYEYEGRLSSIYTKLEFYNYSGSIKDRIALYIIEKEKEIGNLVDGQSIIEVTSGNTGIAFSAIGALFGHEVHIFMPDWVSIERRKLIEMYGAQVHLVSRDEGGFKKALELVDKFAKETNAYRPLQFDNELNIEAQYETTGQEITDAIPEVNAFISGIGTGGTLMGIGKRIKEHNPNAKVFALEPSTLSILKMGMEKGNHLIEGIGDDFIPRIVDKDLIDDIVLIHDYDAINMSKRLAKEFGLGIGISSGANFLAGVLMDNDDMTMATVFPDDNKKYITTKLSEEIDDNPELISNRIRLIDFEVI is encoded by the coding sequence ATGAATATCGGAAAGTTAGTTGGCAATACGCCACTGATAAAAATCAATTATGAATATGAAGGCAGATTAAGCAGTATTTACACTAAACTTGAATTCTACAATTATTCTGGAAGTATAAAAGACAGAATTGCATTATACATTATTGAAAAAGAAAAAGAAATCGGCAATTTAGTTGATGGCCAATCAATAATTGAAGTTACCAGTGGAAATACAGGTATTGCTTTCAGTGCTATTGGCGCTCTTTTTGGCCATGAAGTTCATATTTTCATGCCTGATTGGGTATCAATTGAGAGAAGAAAACTTATTGAAATGTATGGTGCTCAGGTTCATCTTGTATCCAGAGATGAAGGTGGATTTAAAAAAGCTCTTGAACTTGTTGACAAGTTTGCAAAAGAAACAAATGCATATAGACCTCTTCAATTTGATAATGAATTAAATATTGAAGCTCAATATGAAACAACCGGTCAGGAAATAACTGATGCTATCCCTGAAGTAAACGCTTTTATATCAGGCATTGGAACTGGTGGAACACTTATGGGAATTGGAAAAAGAATCAAAGAGCATAATCCTAACGCTAAAGTGTTCGCCCTAGAACCTTCTACATTATCAATCCTTAAGATGGGAATGGAAAAGGGGAATCATTTAATTGAAGGCATTGGTGATGATTTTATTCCAAGAATAGTTGATAAAGATTTAATTGATGATATTGTTTTAATTCATGATTATGATGCTATTAATATGTCTAAAAGATTAGCTAAAGAATTTGGCTTGGGAATTGGCATTTCCAGTGGAGCTAATTTTTTAGCTGGAGTATTAATGGATAATGATGATATGACCATGGCTACTGTTTTTCCAGATGACAACAAAAAATACATTACCACTAAATTATCTGAAGAAATTGATGATAATCCGGAATTAATTTCAAATAGAATAAGGCTAATTGATTTTGAAGTAATTTAA
- a CDS encoding class I SAM-dependent methyltransferase — MNLEGVEKTMFLTLFAKAQHSKEKNHKFYDRKAIEVVSKIDYDFTLADNDRFMKYDVIARTILLDEMVSDYIGTHPHSTIINIASGMDTRFDRIDNGLIRWYNIDLENSANLRLKYIRDSERVKTLAYSAMDPSWPNDIRIESGNVLIIIEGLTMYLQENDISNMLKIISDNFRHCTIYAEIMPPVCLENMAKSFEQTDSEYMWGVAEGSELLNINSNFKWIRDVNLFEGMDKYKPIIRLVSWLPFLRRKMDYIAVLEK, encoded by the coding sequence ATGAATTTAGAAGGCGTAGAAAAAACCATGTTTTTAACATTATTTGCAAAAGCACAGCATTCAAAAGAAAAGAACCATAAGTTTTACGACAGAAAAGCAATAGAAGTAGTATCAAAAATCGATTATGATTTTACACTGGCCGACAACGACAGATTTATGAAATATGACGTAATAGCAAGAACAATATTGCTTGATGAAATGGTATCTGACTACATTGGAACACATCCACACTCAACAATTATCAATATTGCCTCTGGAATGGATACAAGATTCGATAGAATCGATAACGGTTTAATAAGATGGTATAATATTGATTTAGAAAACTCAGCTAATTTACGGCTTAAATATATAAGGGATAGTGAAAGAGTTAAAACTCTTGCATACTCTGCAATGGATCCTAGCTGGCCCAATGATATTAGAATAGAAAGCGGCAATGTTTTAATAATAATTGAAGGCCTAACCATGTATCTGCAAGAGAATGATATTTCAAATATGTTAAAAATAATATCTGACAATTTCAGACATTGCACAATATATGCTGAAATAATGCCTCCGGTTTGTCTTGAAAACATGGCTAAATCATTTGAACAAACCGATTCTGAATATATGTGGGGTGTTGCTGAAGGTTCTGAATTGCTGAATATTAATTCTAACTTTAAATGGATTCGTGATGTGAATTTGTTTGAAGGAATGGATAAATATAAACCAATAATCAGGTTAGTTTCTTGGTTACCATTTTTAAGAAGAAAAATGGATTATATTGCTGTTTTAGAAAAATGA
- a CDS encoding pyridoxamine kinase: MRDNIKILTIQDISCFGQCSITVALPIVSAFGIETAILPSAVLSTHTSGFTGYTVRDLTEDLPNIKKHWESEGIYFDAIYTGFIASAEQLDYIKDIIDSRLKPDGLVFVDPAMADHGEFYNGFDQDFADKMAELCKLGDYILPNTTEACYILHKPWKEEFSHDEMLEMANELSDFTKRHVILKGDTHKEDELGMVILDKKELSCEMVYNEKIDYVSHGTGDVFASSFVGSTMIGKSPASAAKIAGEFTKLSIEKTIGDENHTYGVKFEQAIPRLYELLKSF; the protein is encoded by the coding sequence ATGAGGGATAATATAAAAATTTTAACTATACAGGACATATCTTGTTTTGGACAGTGCTCAATAACAGTTGCACTACCTATTGTTTCTGCTTTCGGAATAGAAACTGCTATTCTTCCATCTGCAGTTTTATCTACACACACATCCGGTTTTACAGGATATACAGTTAGAGATTTAACAGAAGATCTCCCAAATATCAAAAAACATTGGGAAAGTGAAGGGATCTATTTTGATGCCATATACACAGGATTTATTGCATCAGCAGAACAATTAGATTATATTAAAGACATTATTGATTCTAGATTAAAACCTGACGGACTCGTGTTTGTTGATCCGGCTATGGCTGACCATGGTGAATTTTATAATGGTTTTGACCAAGATTTTGCAGATAAAATGGCTGAACTTTGTAAATTAGGTGATTATATACTTCCAAACACTACTGAAGCCTGTTATATATTGCATAAACCTTGGAAAGAAGAATTTTCACATGATGAAATGTTGGAAATGGCAAATGAGCTTTCTGATTTTACAAAAAGACATGTTATTCTAAAAGGGGATACTCATAAAGAAGATGAACTAGGAATGGTTATCCTTGATAAAAAAGAACTTAGTTGTGAAATGGTGTATAATGAAAAAATAGATTATGTATCCCATGGAACTGGGGACGTATTCGCTTCATCTTTTGTAGGATCAACAATGATAGGTAAATCTCCAGCTTCAGCAGCAAAAATAGCTGGTGAATTTACTAAACTATCTATTGAAAAAACAATAGGTGATGAAAATCATACCTATGGAGTTAAATTTGAACAAGCAATTCCAAGGTTATATGAATTGTTAAAATCATTTTAG